In Pedobacter heparinus DSM 2366, the following are encoded in one genomic region:
- a CDS encoding helix-turn-helix domain-containing protein yields MEHLSKYLTKDIKLSSYEDKLFKSDLMFDDHMLVWFISGETKIIQADRTFYFKTGDIFLIPRNELATIINYPKNGLPHKTVVMHLSTDRLKQFYEKIEIRKDLQNEQKIYSFSNHPLLESCLASLIPYFNMEGEFPESLASLKIIEAISILRIINPEVDSVLANFDAPGKIDLVNFMQRNFMFNMSLEKLGYLTGRSLSTFNRDFKKLFHTSPQKWLTEKRLELAHYHLSEKKKKPTEVYLEVGFEDLSHFSFIFKKKYGVSPNQISLVR; encoded by the coding sequence ATGGAGCATTTATCCAAATACTTGACCAAAGACATTAAGCTTTCCAGCTACGAAGACAAACTGTTCAAATCAGACCTGATGTTCGATGATCACATGCTGGTTTGGTTTATTTCTGGAGAAACAAAGATTATACAGGCAGACAGAACATTTTATTTCAAAACCGGAGATATTTTTCTGATCCCAAGAAATGAACTGGCAACGATCATCAATTATCCAAAGAATGGTCTGCCACATAAAACGGTGGTGATGCATCTGTCAACCGATCGACTGAAGCAATTTTATGAAAAAATAGAGATCAGAAAAGATTTACAGAATGAGCAGAAAATATACAGTTTTAGTAACCACCCCTTATTAGAAAGCTGCCTGGCTTCGCTAATACCCTATTTCAATATGGAGGGAGAATTTCCCGAAAGCCTTGCTTCCTTAAAAATTATAGAAGCCATTAGCATTCTAAGAATAATAAACCCAGAGGTAGATAGTGTTTTGGCAAATTTTGATGCTCCCGGAAAGATTGACCTGGTGAATTTCATGCAACGGAATTTTATGTTCAATATGTCATTAGAAAAATTGGGATACTTAACAGGCCGAAGTTTATCTACTTTCAATAGGGATTTCAAGAAGCTATTCCATACAAGCCCTCAAAAATGGTTGACTGAGAAAAGGCTTGAATTAGCTCACTATCACTTATCCGAAAAAAAGAAAAAACCAACTGAGGTTTACCTTGAAGTTGGCTTTGAAGATCTGTCTCATTTTTCCTTTATTTTTAAGAAGAAATACGGAGTATCTCCTAATCAAATATCATTAGTTAGATAA
- a CDS encoding SDR family NAD(P)-dependent oxidoreductase, translated as MKNLNGKIALITGGNSGIGYAAAKEFKKNGAQVIITGRRKEASSIMVNFTKEIRLKQITLFRWSIYPNT; from the coding sequence ATGAAAAATTTAAACGGAAAAATCGCTCTGATTACGGGAGGCAATAGCGGGATCGGATATGCCGCTGCCAAGGAATTTAAAAAAAACGGTGCGCAAGTGATCATCACCGGTAGAAGAAAAGAAGCCTCAAGTATAATGGTGAATTTCACTAAAGAAATTCGCCTAAAACAAATAACTTTATTCCGATGGAGCATTTATCCAAATACTTGA
- a CDS encoding nucleotidyl transferase AbiEii/AbiGii toxin family protein, with the protein MVAGKMHALLFRKWGTNLKERNWYDMEWYIKKGCPLNPDHFLLRAIDSGDWRKETINEEEFRRLLREKIESVKMNFVKYFIPF; encoded by the coding sequence ATAGTTGCCGGAAAGATGCATGCATTGCTTTTTCGCAAGTGGGGCACGAATTTAAAAGAGCGGAACTGGTATGATATGGAATGGTACATCAAAAAAGGATGCCCCCTCAATCCCGACCATTTCTTGCTAAGAGCGATAGATAGCGGTGACTGGAGAAAAGAGACCATCAACGAAGAGGAGTTCAGAAGATTATTGAGGGAAAAGATAGAAAGTGTTAAAATGAACTTTGTCAAGTACTTTATCCCGTTTTAA
- a CDS encoding Rpn family recombination-promoting nuclease/putative transposase has translation MPEEINHPVQGSKYDKIFRENMHNTLPGIIKHVLHLNVNTVEELADDVQFTKERKTDLLKKVRDNKGNRYVLHVEYQTDNYPEMAFRMAEYSIMLQRKHKLPVKQFVIYIGPAKANMATSITTKDFRFRYNLTELSAVNYKLFLKSDLVEEKMLAILSNLASESTESVLAQVVQEIETHTSTLEQGRYFRQLRILLQLRNLNKKAIKDMALVGKIFKEEKDILYRRGEIKGEIKGEIKGEIKGIEKGRYEEAMEIALELKKEGLATEFIAKITKLSIEEIQAL, from the coding sequence ATGCCGGAAGAAATCAACCACCCTGTACAAGGAAGCAAATACGACAAGATTTTTAGGGAAAACATGCACAATACCCTACCTGGTATAATTAAACACGTCCTTCATTTAAACGTCAATACTGTTGAAGAACTTGCCGATGATGTACAATTTACCAAAGAAAGAAAAACAGATTTACTAAAGAAGGTTAGGGACAACAAGGGCAACAGATATGTGCTGCATGTTGAATACCAAACGGATAATTATCCGGAAATGGCTTTTCGTATGGCAGAGTATAGCATCATGTTGCAAAGAAAACATAAGTTGCCTGTTAAACAGTTCGTAATTTACATTGGCCCTGCCAAAGCAAATATGGCCACTTCTATCACAACTAAGGATTTCCGATTCCGCTACAACTTAACAGAGCTCTCTGCTGTAAACTATAAACTGTTCTTAAAATCAGATTTGGTTGAGGAGAAAATGCTGGCAATTTTAAGTAATTTAGCATCAGAAAGCACAGAAAGTGTATTGGCACAGGTTGTTCAGGAAATAGAAACCCATACTTCTACATTAGAACAAGGGCGTTATTTTAGACAGCTACGGATACTTTTGCAATTACGTAATTTAAATAAAAAAGCAATTAAAGATATGGCACTGGTAGGAAAAATATTTAAAGAAGAAAAAGACATTTTATATCGTAGAGGCGAAATTAAAGGCGAAATTAAAGGCGAAATTAAAGGCGAGATTAAAGGTATTGAAAAAGGTCGTTATGAAGAAGCAATGGAAATTGCTCTTGAACTTAAAAAAGAAGGATTAGCTACAGAATTTATTGCTAAAATCACTAAGCTTTCAATTGAAGAAATCCAGGCACTATAG
- a CDS encoding Rpn family recombination-promoting nuclease/putative transposase produces MPEEINHPVQGSKYDKIFRENMHNTLPGIIKHVLHLNVNTVEELADDVQFTKERKTDLLKKVRDNKGNRYVLHVEYQTDNYPEMAFRMAEYSIMLQRKHKLPVKQFVIYIGPAKANMSTSITTKDFRFRYNLTELSAVNYKLFLKSDLVEEKMLAILSNLASESTESVLAQVVQEIETHTSTLEQGRYFRQLRILLQLRNLNKKAIKDMALVGKIFKEEKDILYRRGEIKGRYEEALEIALEMLVNKYPIEEIIKLTKLSKEEIQSLQK; encoded by the coding sequence ATGCCGGAAGAAATCAACCACCCTGTACAAGGAAGCAAATACGACAAGATTTTTAGGGAAAACATGCACAATACCCTACCTGGTATAATTAAACACGTCCTTCATTTAAACGTCAATACTGTAGAAGAACTTGCCGATGATGTACAATTTACCAAAGAAAGAAAAACAGATTTACTAAAGAAGGTTAGGGATAACAAAGGTAACCGATATGTGCTGCATGTTGAATACCAAACGGATAATTATCCGGAAATGGCTTTTCGTATGGCAGAGTATAGCATCATGTTGCAAAGAAAACATAAGTTGCCTGTTAAACAGTTCGTAATTTACATTGGCCCTGCCAAAGCAAATATGTCCACTTCTATCACAACTAAGGATTTTCGATTCCGCTACAACTTAACAGAGCTCTCTGCTGTAAACTATAAACTGTTCTTAAAATCAGATTTGGTTGAGGAGAAAATGCTGGCAATTTTAAGTAATTTAGCATCAGAAAGCACAGAAAGTGTATTGGCACAGGTTGTTCAGGAAATAGAAACCCATACTTCTACATTAGAACAAGGGCGTTATTTTAGACAGCTAAGGATACTTTTGCAATTACGTAATTTAAATAAAAAAGCAATTAAAGATATGGCACTGGTAGGAAAAATATTTAAAGAAGAAAAAGACATTTTATATCGTAGAGGAGAAATTAAAGGTCGTTATGAAGAGGCGTTGGAAATTGCTCTTGAAATGCTAGTTAACAAATACCCTATAGAAGAAATCATTAAGCTTACCAAACTTTCAAAAGAAGAAATCCAGTCCCTTCAAAAATAA
- a CDS encoding SDR family NAD(P)-dependent oxidoreductase: MEKNNYKGALQHPLGSGFNATSTATEVIKGIDLTGKIAIVTGGNAGIGLETTKILAAAGAIVIVPARDIEKAKKNLEGISNVEIEAMDLSKPETIDTFAEKFLASGRPLHLLINNAGIMWVPLQRDSRGIESQLATNYLGQFQLVARLWPALKNANGARVVNVSSLGHHMAPFNFDDPNFEHREYQTLLGYGQSKTASNLFALELDNRAQAYQVRAYSLHPGSIAGTELARDADMELFKQMGFFDEHGNMRPEILASLKTISQGAATSVWVATSALLNNIGGVYCEDGDIAELLSEDPSVQTNAKLHQSGVQPYSLDESNAKQLWELTEEITGIKFKMN, translated from the coding sequence ATGGAAAAGAACAATTATAAAGGCGCATTACAGCACCCACTGGGCTCAGGTTTTAATGCTACCTCAACAGCGACAGAAGTTATCAAAGGCATTGATCTGACAGGAAAGATCGCAATCGTAACTGGTGGAAACGCTGGCATAGGTTTGGAAACCACAAAGATACTTGCAGCAGCAGGCGCAATCGTGATTGTACCTGCCAGAGACATTGAAAAAGCAAAGAAAAATCTGGAAGGTATTTCTAACGTTGAAATTGAGGCAATGGATCTCTCTAAGCCTGAAACCATTGATACATTTGCCGAAAAATTCCTTGCTTCTGGCAGGCCACTTCATCTATTGATCAATAATGCTGGAATCATGTGGGTACCGTTACAACGTGATAGCCGTGGTATTGAATCGCAACTGGCAACCAATTATCTGGGACAGTTTCAGCTAGTGGCAAGATTATGGCCTGCGCTTAAAAATGCCAATGGCGCACGCGTTGTTAACGTTTCCTCACTCGGACACCATATGGCACCCTTCAATTTCGATGACCCCAACTTCGAGCATAGAGAATACCAAACATTGCTTGGCTATGGACAGTCAAAAACAGCCAGTAACCTGTTTGCCCTAGAGTTAGATAATCGTGCCCAGGCATATCAAGTAAGAGCATACTCACTGCACCCTGGTTCAATTGCCGGAACAGAGTTAGCCAGAGATGCAGATATGGAATTGTTCAAACAGATGGGCTTCTTTGATGAGCATGGAAATATGCGCCCGGAAATACTTGCCAGCCTGAAAACCATATCACAAGGTGCTGCAACTTCCGTTTGGGTTGCAACCAGCGCATTACTTAACAACATTGGTGGCGTTTATTGCGAAGATGGGGATATTGCCGAGCTTCTTTCTGAGGACCCATCAGTACAAACAAACGCTAAACTGCATCAAAGCGGTGTGCAACCGTATTCACTGGACGAAAGCAATGCCAAGCAACTTTGGGAGCTAACTGAGGAAATAACAGGTATTAAATTCAAAATGAACTAG
- a CDS encoding Rpn family recombination-promoting nuclease/putative transposase, with the protein MPEEINHPVQGSKYDKIFRENMHNILPGIIKHVLHLNVNTVEELADDVQFTKERKTDLLKKVRDNKGNRYVLHVEYQTDNYPEMAFRMAEYSIMLQRKHKLPVKQFVIYIGSAKANMATSITTKDFRFRYNLTELSAVNYKLFLKSDLVEEKMLAILSNLASESTESVLAQVVQEIETHTSTLEQGRYFRQLRILLQLRNLNKKAIKDMALVGKIFKEEKDILYRRGEIKGEIKGIEKGRYEEALEIALEMLVNKYPIEEIIKLTKLSKEEIQALQK; encoded by the coding sequence ATGCCGGAAGAAATCAACCACCCTGTACAAGGAAGCAAATACGACAAGATTTTTAGGGAAAACATGCACAATATCCTACCTGGTATAATTAAACACGTCCTTCATTTAAACGTCAATACTGTTGAAGAACTTGCCGATGATGTACAATTTACCAAAGAAAGAAAAACAGATTTACTAAAGAAGGTTAGGGATAACAAGGGCAACAGATATGTGCTGCATGTAGAATACCAAACGGATAATTATCCGGAAATGGCATTCCGTATGGCAGAGTATAGCATCATGTTGCAAAGAAAACATAAGTTGCCTGTTAAACAGTTCGTAATTTACATTGGCTCTGCCAAAGCAAATATGGCCACTTCTATCACAACTAAGGATTTCCGATTCCGCTACAACTTAACAGAGCTCTCTGCTGTAAACTATAAACTGTTCTTAAAATCAGATTTGGTTGAGGAGAAAATGCTGGCAATTTTAAGTAATTTAGCATCAGAAAGCACAGAAAGTGTATTGGCACAGGTTGTTCAGGAAATAGAAACCCATACTTCTACACTGGAACAAGGGCGTTACTTTAGGCAGCTAAGGATACTTTTGCAATTACGTAATTTAAATAAAAAAGCAATTAAAGATATGGCACTGGTAGGAAAAATATTTAAAGAAGAAAAAGACATTTTATATCGTAGAGGCGAAATTAAAGGCGAGATTAAAGGTATTGAAAAAGGTCGTTATGAAGAAGCATTGGAAATTGCTCTTGAAATGCTAGTTAACAAATACCCAATAGAAGAAATCATTAAGCTTACCAAACTTTCAAAAGAAGAAATCCAGGCCCTTCAAAAATAA
- a CDS encoding Rpn family recombination-promoting nuclease/putative transposase → MQEQTSTATHPKQKREPKPTTFIDAFVDFSFKRLFATEESKPILIGLLNHLFKGRKYITEIEYGKNEFPGEIAQEGGAVFDVYCTDVNGSKFIIEVQRGNQEYFKERALFYVSRAISEQAPKGDRKGWAYKLTEVYLLAFLEDFNLPDSPKSEYVQDICLANRHTGIIFYDKVGFIFIEMLNFVKGSDELYTELDKWLYALKHLTEFKQRPEYLSGPEFDQLFTLANYASLTPEERDMYNSSLKRKWDNKNVLDYAVKTAEQKAREEERARMALKLLAKETPTDEIAELTGLTIEEIEML, encoded by the coding sequence ATGCAAGAACAAACCAGCACTGCAACACACCCAAAACAAAAAAGAGAACCTAAGCCTACAACTTTCATTGATGCCTTTGTCGACTTTAGCTTTAAAAGATTGTTCGCCACAGAAGAAAGTAAACCAATTCTGATAGGTCTGTTAAACCACCTCTTTAAAGGCAGAAAATACATTACTGAAATTGAATACGGGAAAAATGAATTCCCCGGTGAGATAGCCCAGGAAGGCGGAGCCGTATTTGATGTTTATTGTACCGATGTTAACGGCAGCAAGTTCATTATCGAAGTCCAACGTGGCAACCAGGAGTATTTTAAAGAGCGGGCGCTATTTTATGTCTCCAGAGCAATCAGTGAACAAGCTCCAAAAGGCGATAGAAAGGGCTGGGCTTACAAGCTTACAGAAGTGTACCTGCTTGCATTTTTAGAAGACTTTAACCTGCCGGATAGCCCAAAATCTGAATATGTACAGGATATCTGTCTCGCTAACAGGCACACTGGCATAATATTCTATGATAAAGTAGGCTTTATATTTATTGAAATGCTTAATTTTGTTAAAGGGTCTGATGAATTGTATACGGAGCTGGATAAATGGTTATATGCATTGAAGCACTTAACCGAATTTAAACAACGTCCGGAATACTTATCCGGCCCGGAATTTGATCAGTTATTTACCCTGGCTAATTATGCCAGTTTAACACCAGAGGAACGTGATATGTACAATTCAAGTTTAAAGCGCAAGTGGGATAACAAAAATGTACTGGATTACGCGGTTAAAACTGCTGAACAGAAAGCCCGTGAAGAAGAACGGGCCAGAATGGCACTCAAACTTCTAGCCAAAGAAACTCCCACTGATGAAATTGCGGAATTAACCGGCCTTACTATTGAAGAAATCGAGATGCTTTAA
- a CDS encoding DUF6934 family protein has translation MSADEFSAIQLYRMGITKYLTEIKKDFEVYGMRNEEWETFNKGVEYEAFLYYENQGIK, from the coding sequence ATGAGTGCTGATGAATTTTCTGCGATACAACTTTATAGAATGGGGATTACTAAGTACCTAACTGAAATTAAAAAAGATTTTGAAGTGTACGGAATGCGAAATGAGGAATGGGAAACATTTAATAAAGGCGTAGAATATGAAGCTTTTTTGTATTATGAAAATCAAGGAATTAAATAA